TAACTTAGACACTCCTAGTATTACGCTGCTCACATGTGGCGTACGCAAACACCAATTTAAGGCTAGGTGATGTAACGGCATGTTAAGGCTTTCTGCCAATTGGTTAAGTTGCGCTATCTGCTCTAGCTTGTTGTTCTCGCCCATTAACATATCGCGCAGCCATTCATAGCCAGGCAAGCTTAAGCGGCTGTTATCAGGCACACCATTTAGGTATTTACCGGTGAGCAACCCACTGGCCAGTGGCGAGAAAATAGTGGTGCCTAAACCGGTCAGTTGATACAGCGGTAAGTACTCGGCTTCTACTTTGTCGCGTACCATCATGTTGTATTGCGGTTGCTCCATCACTGGGGCATGTAAGTTTTCTGCTTTGGCTACTGCCCATGCTTCGGTAATTTGCTGGGCGCTCCATTCAGAGGTGCCCCAGTACATTACTTTGCCTTGGCTAACCAAGTCGTGCATGGCACGAACCGTTTCGTAAATCGGCGTATCAATGTCTGGACGGTGGCAGTAAAACAAGTCCAGGTAATCTACTCGCAGGCGTTTAAGTGCTGCATGACAGGCATCAAATACATGCTTGCGGCTTAGTCCACGTTGGGTAGGTTTATCGCCGCCCCAAAATACTTTGCTTGAAACCACAAAGCTATCGCGTGTCCAACCCAGTTGCTCTATGGCTTGTCCCATTAAGCGTTCGCTTTCGCCGCTTTCATAACCTTCGGCGTTATCGTAAAAGTTTATTCCAGCATCATAGGCGCGTGTCATAATTTGCTTGGCAGCCGATAAGTCCACTTGTTTGCCAAAAGTAACCCAAGAGCCTAAGCCAAATTCACTTACCTGCAGGCCACTTTGGCCTAATCGACGATATTCCATTTTATACCCACTTAATCAAAGTTGTTGGCTCAAGTATAGAGTTAATAAAGCCACTGAAAAAAGAGGGTGAAAGCAAAAATACTGTTTGTTATATCAAACAAAAAATCTTACTTTGCGTATTATTATGGACAAGTTGATGCAGCGAAGTAGGTAAGCAGATGTCGAAGAATCATAAAAAGTTAGAACGCTTGTTGTTGTTTTATGAAGTGGCTCAGTACTTGAGCTTTTCTAAGGCCGCTGAACACCTTGATATTTCTCGTAGCTACTT
The Agarivorans aestuarii DNA segment above includes these coding regions:
- a CDS encoding aldo/keto reductase yields the protein MEYRRLGQSGLQVSEFGLGSWVTFGKQVDLSAAKQIMTRAYDAGINFYDNAEGYESGESERLMGQAIEQLGWTRDSFVVSSKVFWGGDKPTQRGLSRKHVFDACHAALKRLRVDYLDLFYCHRPDIDTPIYETVRAMHDLVSQGKVMYWGTSEWSAQQITEAWAVAKAENLHAPVMEQPQYNMMVRDKVEAEYLPLYQLTGLGTTIFSPLASGLLTGKYLNGVPDNSRLSLPGYEWLRDMLMGENNKLEQIAQLNQLAESLNMPLHHLALNWCLRTPHVSSVILGVSKLEQLKDNLKALELKQQLNNDVWQQVDNILANKPAAPERF